In Candidatus Glassbacteria bacterium, one DNA window encodes the following:
- the ggt gene encoding gamma-glutamyltransferase: MRLKRATIFSPLLSLAFLITSAGTVAAQQDFPSARFISGPTRSIVSAPNGIVATSQPLAVQVGLEILKRGGNAIDAAVAANAMIGLSEPQSCGIGGDLFVIYWDNATQKLYGLNASGRSPYEISMEKVRQAGFEILPTHHPYSWSVPGCVDGWAMLLERFGTMSLKELLEPSIRYAEQGVPLRGWVHPDTTYTRHAEFRERFMRDGQPYANGDMFRNPALAATYRLIAEGGRDAFYKGEIARRIVEFSRRKGGLFSMKDFADHRGEWVEPVSTNYRGYDVWELPPNGQGIATLQILNILEGYDIASLGHNSADYIHLFVEAKKLAFADRARFYTDMDFHEVPVKGLISDEYAAERRKLIDPRKASVDDPYGEPPRHGDTIYMTVADKDHNMISFIQSVYWGFGSGYIPGDLGFALQNRGALFAMEDDHPNRLEPHKRPFHTIIPSFVTRDGKPWLSFGVMGGDMQPQGQVQVLVNIIDFGMDIQQAGDAPRVRHSGSSQPTGARMVKGGLLAAELGIDPAVVRELQSRGHNIHPAGYLNFFGGYQAIMLDEESGMYHGASDPRRAGCAFGY; encoded by the coding sequence ATGCGCCTGAAGCGGGCAACCATTTTCTCTCCACTGCTTAGCCTGGCATTTCTTATCACTTCGGCCGGAACAGTGGCCGCCCAGCAGGATTTTCCCTCTGCACGTTTCATCTCCGGACCCACGCGCTCGATTGTGTCGGCGCCCAACGGGATTGTGGCCACCAGCCAGCCGCTGGCGGTGCAGGTGGGACTGGAGATTCTCAAGCGCGGCGGCAACGCGATCGATGCGGCGGTGGCGGCCAACGCGATGATCGGGCTCAGTGAGCCGCAGAGCTGCGGGATCGGCGGCGACCTGTTCGTGATCTACTGGGACAACGCCACGCAGAAACTCTACGGCCTCAATGCCAGCGGACGGTCGCCATACGAAATCAGCATGGAGAAAGTGAGACAGGCCGGGTTCGAGATACTGCCGACCCACCACCCCTACTCATGGTCCGTGCCGGGCTGTGTGGATGGCTGGGCGATGCTCCTGGAGCGGTTCGGCACGATGAGCCTCAAGGAACTGCTTGAACCATCGATCCGTTACGCCGAGCAGGGAGTCCCCCTTCGCGGCTGGGTACACCCGGACACCACCTACACCCGCCACGCGGAGTTCCGGGAGCGGTTCATGCGCGACGGGCAGCCGTACGCCAACGGAGATATGTTCCGCAATCCGGCCCTGGCGGCTACCTACCGGCTGATCGCCGAGGGCGGCCGCGATGCGTTCTACAAGGGTGAGATCGCCCGCCGGATTGTCGAGTTCAGCAGGCGCAAGGGCGGGCTGTTTTCGATGAAAGATTTCGCCGACCACCGCGGCGAATGGGTGGAGCCGGTGAGCACGAACTACCGGGGCTACGATGTCTGGGAGCTGCCGCCCAACGGCCAGGGAATCGCTACGCTGCAAATCCTGAATATCCTCGAGGGCTACGATATCGCCTCGCTCGGCCACAACAGCGCCGACTACATCCACCTGTTTGTCGAAGCCAAAAAACTGGCATTTGCCGACCGCGCCCGGTTCTACACCGACATGGATTTCCACGAGGTGCCGGTGAAGGGGTTGATCAGCGATGAGTACGCGGCCGAGCGCCGCAAGCTGATCGACCCGCGGAAAGCCTCTGTCGACGACCCGTACGGCGAGCCGCCCCGCCACGGCGACACGATCTACATGACTGTCGCCGACAAGGACCACAACATGATCAGTTTCATCCAGAGCGTCTACTGGGGTTTCGGTTCCGGGTATATTCCGGGTGACCTGGGTTTCGCCCTGCAGAACCGGGGTGCGCTGTTCGCCATGGAAGACGACCACCCCAACAGGCTGGAACCGCACAAACGGCCGTTCCACACGATTATCCCCTCCTTCGTCACCAGGGACGGCAAGCCGTGGCTGTCTTTCGGAGTGATGGGCGGCGACATGCAGCCCCAGGGGCAGGTCCAGGTGCTGGTCAACATCATCGATTTCGGCATGGATATCCAGCAGGCGGGTGACGCGCCCCGGGTGCGGCACTCGGGCAGCAGCCAGCCCACCGGGGCCAGAATGGTCAAGGGCGGCCTGCTGGCGGCCGAACTCGGTATCGATCCTGCGGTGGTGCGCGAACTCCAGAGCCGCGGGCATAATATTCATCCCGCCGGCTACCTGAATTTCTTCGGCGGCTACCAGGCGATCATGCTCGATGAGGAGAGCGGGATGTACCACGGCGCCAGCGATCCACGGCGGGCGGGCTGCGCTTTCGGGTATTAA
- a CDS encoding DinB family protein: protein MMISYFPISYHYTAKENEMSKSTLVAGFGASQHVTMSNLGGINHEDSVSPPAEGGNCINWVAGHILASRNSILKLLGGRGFLSEEECAPYQRGSKQLQPGDDCVPMDRLLDGLQQTGNEIIQRLQGISEEELDKEFEVPNFPVKFDEPTVAAHIFLLFYHEGYHTGQLGLGRRVLGKEAAIK from the coding sequence ATGATGATATCGTACTTTCCGATATCGTATCATTACACGGCTAAGGAGAATGAGATGTCTAAATCGACATTGGTCGCTGGTTTTGGCGCCAGCCAGCACGTAACGATGTCCAACCTGGGGGGAATCAACCACGAGGACAGTGTCAGTCCTCCGGCCGAGGGCGGCAACTGTATCAACTGGGTCGCAGGACATATCCTGGCCAGCCGCAACAGCATTCTCAAGCTTTTGGGAGGCCGGGGATTTTTGAGCGAAGAGGAATGCGCTCCCTACCAGCGCGGCTCAAAACAGCTTCAGCCCGGTGACGACTGCGTGCCGATGGACCGGTTGCTCGATGGGCTTCAGCAAACTGGGAATGAAATCATTCAGCGGCTGCAGGGGATTAGCGAAGAGGAGTTGGACAAAGAATTTGAAGTGCCGAATTTCCCGGTTAAATTCGATGAGCCCACTGTCGCCGCTCACATTTTCCTGTTATTTTACCATGAGGGCTACCACACCGGCCAGCTAGGGCTGGGCCGCCGTGTGTTGGGCAAAGAAGCCGCGATCAAGTAA
- a CDS encoding MarR family transcriptional regulator, translated as MCWAKKPRSSNGEHKVAIRKLRILSPIHRATRQIHLYLEHEVGSHGVSNNEGHLLTYLLSYEPSSIGELLRVFGFKRSTMTSMLDRLEEAKLLKRYTYAEDRRSWLVELTASGRTKAGDVRKIVDRFEQEVVGKVSSEEMKHFQRVIDAVGEVTAVEIHRRN; from the coding sequence GTGTGTTGGGCAAAGAAGCCGCGATCAAGTAACGGGGAGCACAAGGTGGCCATTCGAAAGCTGAGGATCCTTTCGCCGATTCACCGCGCGACGAGACAGATCCACCTCTATCTGGAGCATGAAGTCGGCTCGCACGGAGTCTCGAACAACGAGGGTCACCTGCTGACCTACCTGCTCAGCTACGAGCCATCCTCGATCGGCGAACTCTTGCGCGTGTTCGGCTTCAAACGCTCGACAATGACCTCGATGCTGGACCGCTTGGAGGAGGCCAAACTGCTTAAACGTTACACCTATGCGGAGGACCGCCGCTCCTGGCTGGTGGAGTTGACCGCCAGCGGCAGGACCAAGGCCGGGGATGTTCGTAAAATCGTGGACCGGTTCGAGCAGGAAGTTGTCGGCAAGGTAAGCTCCGAGGAGATGAAACATTTCCAGCGGGTAATCGATGCGGTCGGCGAGGTGACCGCTGTCGAAATCCACCGCCGGAACTGA